The genomic interval AAAAACTGGCGCCGGCCACGAACCGCGTGCTCAAGCGGTGGATTCTCCCCACCGGCAATCGGTTCATCCCGGATCCGGCCCAAAGGCACGTCCGGCCCGAAGGCAATCCCGCGGCGCGCCGCCCTCACTTCAAGCTCGGCAGGCGGGCCAGCAATGCCGGGTCGAAGTCCGACGTGTCCTGATACCAGTAGGTGTCCAGGCTGCCGATGGCACTGGCGTAATTGTTGAAGCGATACATCGTGCTGAACTTGCACCACTGCGCCGAGCCGTCCGCAAAGATCTCGTTGCCGCCAGCGGGTTCCCCGCCGGAGGCGGGATGCGGCGGCACTTTGCCATATTCAAATTCATACGGCTGGCCGGTCGAGACGGCGCCGGCCCACCGGTTGCCCACCTTCATGTTGGTGTCGGCACCGAGCGCCCAAAACGGTTTGGCGCTGGCCAGCTTGACGGGGCTGTAAGACACGCCGGTCGGCGAAGCCGTCCACGTGGTCATGCCGCCAAAATAGGCGTAGCCGATATACATCTGTGTGGTGCCGTAATAACTGGGCAGGCCCGGGCTCGGGGTGCCCAGCCGGTTCGGACAGACCCAGATGGAAGGGCTGTTCTCCTGAAGCTTCAGGTAGGCATTCACGGCATCCACGACGGTCCGATCCATGGCATTGACCACAAACGTGTTTCCGCCGCCCATGCCCACCTTGTTGACCGGCGGCACCTTGTCGTTGTAATCGCCGGCATACATGTTCGCGCCCAGGCCGATTTGCCGCAAATTGCTCAGGCATTGCACGCGTTTGGCCTTTTCCTTCGCCTTCGCCAGCGCGGGCAACAACATGGCGGCCAGAATCGCGATGATGGCGATGACGACCAACAACTCAATCAAGGTAAAACCCTGACCGTTCCTGTCTTTTGCCGGGACAGCTCTGTTCATAATTCGTTTTGACTTCATCAGCGTGACATTGTGGCCGCCGCCGCGGCGGCGGCCACACATTTCGTCGTTCCGGCGTTCACGGATTCACCAACCGATAGAACACCGTGGGCTGGGTGGGATCGATGGTGAGGTTGGTGCTGCTCAGGCTTCCGTCGCCGACATCAACCCAGTTCGTGCTCAAACCGGTGGCCAGACTGTTGGTCTGCTTCTGCAACCGCCAGCCCTGCCCCGCGGGCCACGACAGGCTCAGGGTCGAACCGCTCACGCTGTTCGTGAGCAGGACGGGTCCGCTCGGGCCGAGATGCTGCACCCGCAGCGAACCCGTTCCCGCGAGATAGCCGCCCGGCGTGGTGCTGCCATAAATTCCATCCGGCTGGCTCACCCCGCCCAACACCAGCTGCGCAACCTGGTTCGTGGTGCTGAAGTCGAGCCGCAGCGCCGCGTTGGTCGCCACCGCCACCGTGGAATTCGTGCGCAGGGTTGCCTGCGCGATTGCCAGCGTTCCGGCAGCCACCGTGGTGTTGCCGTAGTCATTGGCGCCGTTCAACACCAGCATCCCCGCGCCCGCCTTGGTCAGACCGTAACTGGAGCCGGTGACCGCACCGCCGACACTGAACGTTTTGTTGCTCACCGTGACCGTCGCGTTGGCGCCGAGCGTCACCGCGCCGCTGCCGAGGTTGAGGTTCTCTGATCCGGCGAAGTAGAAGCTGCCGTTCCACGCTTGCGGGTTGTTACCGGCGTTGACGAGGTCCGCCACCATGCTGTCCAGGCCGCCGCCGTTCAGGGTAAATGCGCCGGTGCCGAGGGCCGTCGCGCTGCCCAGGGCGAGCGTGCCTTCATTGACCGCCAGCATTTTGGCGAGCGTGGAATTATCGCCGCTCAGGATTAACTTGCCCGGACCGGCCTTGGTGTTCGCGGCGTTCTGGCTGGTGCCGCCGGCCAGCACACCGCTGAAGGTGGTCACCGCATTGCTGACCACCCACGTCTTCGGGAAACTCCCGCTGGCCAGCGGCCCGGTGAAGGTCAAATTCCCCGTCCCGGCATAAATGCCGCCGAAGCTGAGATTCATGCTGTTCGTCAATGTTCGGGCGGTCGAATCCGAAGACTTGATGGCCGCATCTCCGCTGGCGAATTCGATGGTCCCGCTCCCGAGCGCGGCATTGTCCCCAATGACCACCGGACCGCCGCTGATTCGGAATCCACCGGTCAGCGTGTCCCCGTTCGCCGCCAGCAGAACGAGGGCGCCGCTGCCCGCCTTGGTCAGGCGCGCGGTGCCATAAATGACGCCGCCCACCGTCAGGGAGTTGCTGTTCACCGTGACGGTTTTCTCCGTCGTGCCCGCCGTAACCGCACCGGCGCCGAGATTCAGATTTTGGGAGCCGAGGAACGTGAAGCTGCCGTTCCAATTTTGCGGATTGGCATTGGCGACGACCAGATTCGGCACCGAACTGTCGAGGCTGCCGCTCGCCAGCGTCAGGGCGCCCGAACCGATGGCCGTGCTGCTGCCGAGGATCAATGTGCCTCCGCTCAACGCGGTGTCACCGGTGTAGGTGTTCGCGCCGGAAAGACTGACGGTGCCGCTGCCGCCCAGGCTGATGCCGGAGAAGCCGTCCACGTTGCCGGAAATCGCGAGCGACGCGTTCGAGGCGGTGCTGATGGATGTTGCGTCTGCCAGCGATACTTTCGTCGCAATGACGTTGCCCGTGCCCGCCAGCACGCTGATCCCCGCGCCTACACCACCATTGTCGAAGGTCAGGGTGTTGACGGCGCTCGTGATGACGAATGAATGGTCGTTCGTGAAGCTCAGTCCCCCGATCGTCTCGCTCGCGTCCAGATTGATTGAGATCTGGCTTGAACCCACGCCGAGCAGGGCGAATTCGCCGGCGGTGTCGGGAAAGTTGGGATTGCTGCTCCAGTTGGCGCCGGTGCTCCAGTTGCCGTTGCCGTCAAAGGTCCACGTGGAGCTGTTCGCCACTACCAGCTTCACTTCGGTGGCGCTGCTGGAAACCGCGGCGATCGTTCCTGCCTGGAGCCCCGCGCCGGTGATGATCGGCATGGTTTGGAAGGAGCCGCTGATGGTGTAGATGGCCGTGTTGCCCTCCAACAGCAACGTGTATTGGCCCGGAGGCAACGGTGTGCCGCCGTCCACGTGAACCTCG from Verrucomicrobiia bacterium carries:
- a CDS encoding prepilin-type N-terminal cleavage/methylation domain-containing protein codes for the protein MNRAVPAKDRNGQGFTLIELLVVIAIIAILAAMLLPALAKAKEKAKRVQCLSNLRQIGLGANMYAGDYNDKVPPVNKVGMGGGNTFVVNAMDRTVVDAVNAYLKLQENSPSIWVCPNRLGTPSPGLPSYYGTTQMYIGYAYFGGMTTWTASPTGVSYSPVKLASAKPFWALGADTNMKVGNRWAGAVSTGQPYEFEYGKVPPHPASGGEPAGGNEIFADGSAQWCKFSTMYRFNNYASAIGSLDTYWYQDTSDFDPALLARLPSLK